The genome window aatttattcgtaaattagggtggaaaataagtatttggtcacctcaaacaaggaaaatctctggctctcacagacctgtaacgtcttctgtaagaagcttttctgtcccccactcgttacctgtatgaatggcacctgtttgaactcatcatctgtataaaagacacctgtccacagcctcaaacagtcagactccaaactccgccatggccaagaccaaagagctttcgaaggacaccaggaaaagtattgtagacctgcaccagactgggaagagtgaatctacaataggcaagcagcttggtgtgaaaaaatcaactgtgggagcaatcatcagaaaatggaagacatacaagaccactgataatctccctcgatctggggctccacgcaagatctcatcccgtggggtcaaaatgatcatgagaacggtgagcaaagatcccagaaccacacggggggacctggtgaatgacctgcagagagctgggaccaaagtaacaaaggtcaccatcagtaacacactacaacggcagggaatcaaatcccgcagtgccagacgtgttccgctgctgaagccagtgcatgtccaggcccgtctgaagtttgccagagagcacatggatgatacagcagaggattgggagaatgtcatgtggtcagatgaaaccaaagtagaactttttggtataaactcaactcgtcgtgtttggaggaagaagaatactgagttgcatcccaagaacaccatacctactgtgaagcatgggggtggaaacatcatgctatggggctgtttttctgccaaggggacaggacgactgatccgtgttaaggacagaatgaatggggccatgtatcgtgagattttgagccaaaacctccttccatcagtgagaactttgaagatgaaacgaggctgggtcttccaacatgacaatgatccaaaacacaccgcccgggcaacaaaggagtggctccgtaagaagcatttgaaagtcctggagtggcctagccagtctccagacctcaaccccatagaaaatctgtggcgggagttgaaagtccgtgttgctcagcgacagccccaaaacatcactgctctcgagaagatctgcatggaggaatgggccaaaataccagctactgtgtgtgcaaacctggtaaagacctatagtaaacgtttgacctctgttattgccaacaaaggttatgttacaaagtattgagttgtatttttgttattgaccaaatacttattttccaccctgatttacgaataaattctttacaaatcctaccatgtggattcatggatttttttttcacattctgtctctcacagttgaagtgtacctctggtgcaaattactgacctctgtcatcattttaggtgggggaacttgcacaaccggtggctgactaaatacttttttgccccactgtaaatactTTGGGGACCTTCGAATAAGTGAGTGAAGACTGATTacagtttattatgtttttagtGCTGGTTTGCTTGTGATAGTAGCATtagcagggctctagagtgcgaccaattagGTCGCACATGCAACCTAATTTCTGaatggtgcgactaaaaaataTCCTAGGTCACACCGGTGCGATCAGCCGTTTGAGTAAAAAAAGTCTCCGCAACTCTGTCTacgtgtggtcaacaacagacacacattatgcccatatcgtggtctaaaccaatcagagatagtcaggggcgggacctctctggtTGGCCCTGGTCCAAATATTCCTGTAGGCCTAGGTGTCTATACGTTTGAAAGTGCAGGCGGATAGAGAGAGGTGAGTAGTCAATAATCAAtttgattcattaaatcctgatataatataaatatattttatcagaaacgccagaatctcaagttaaacctcacaaaactatttcaaaaaccaccaaacagctaaaacagtaaatgagagcagggaAAAGGATTCCggacaaagacgtaaacacaaagcatgGACCTGATgcatcagaatctgtgagatgtCGGTGTGGTGTGAATAAGTCACGGTGGGACCACAGATCATCATTTAGAGCCATTTATTGTTATCAGCTGCAGCTCTTAAGCTGCCAGCCACGCATCACATCACACCACAACTTCCAACCCACAACCCCTGCTCCCCCGTGTTTTAACACAGCGGGCGTGATCGCGGATGCTGTGCAGGTGCGTCTGCATCGATGACCACGCCTCACCACAGTCGGCTTTCTCACCCAACGGCACTTATGCCCCCACGctgtcggggctgaaagccgacagctcacagtgaagctgcaggtgttgtctctctccaaccaaaattcactgaagaagatcaaaactacacttcacatttgataaacaTTGCCAttaattccctcttacttttgctgttttgcttccaccatgaTAAAATAACACTTCCTTCACAGCTCTTTCTCTATTTTgagaacagtttcccatctcaaatctgttttctgcgtTATTCGTTCGCTTGTTACAAACAAGTCGTgtacagcgctgtcggctgctgttttttttaaattgtatttttcccAAGAATGACCTCTGACAAGAAAACCgaatttctgctgtttaatactgaagaaatgtaaacttttttaaaattatgccaaattgcaaaactagctgtgtctctaataaaacctctgtaacacTGGTCCAGAGACAGCATCAGATAATGAGCCACATACGATTGACTCCGAGCCAGAGCCCATTGAAAGCAAAAGGGGGAAAGTATATACAATAGAAGAGTGGCTTGACCAGTTTCCCTGGCTAAGATACAGATAAAGCTGACAACATGATGCACTGCATTTACTGTGTGGAAGGACCATGGCCGGCAATACTGCAATTGTGACTGGTGCTAATACGTTTCGAACTGAAATGCTGAGacagcacagtgtatccagaaagcACATTATATGCCGCGATAAATGCACTGCCCAggtgtcccctctccccactgcCTTTCACAGCAGGAAACAGGTCATCAGAGGAGGCAGAGATcatgattaagtttaacattgcCTGCAATATTGCCAAAGAGTGGCAAAGtgccaaagcactttaagcacaagcactttttcagtAACTTATCTTTCTTGTAGAACTGTGCTCaaaataaagaactttgtgctgacaagattgttagttaatcatttacaaatcaatatgtctgtatggacagcaatttaaaaaaaaaaaaaaaaaaaagtgaatatgTAAAACTGTCGTGTTAAGCGATGCGGTTGAAAGATTTGGGTGCACCTAACATTTGTGCTGGTGCACCTAAAGCCCTGATTAGATAACTGCTTGGCTAATGCTAAATGAATGCTCAGACAACATGATTGGTCAGTTGCGATGGTGATTGTCGACCGACACTGCTATGATGATGTAGAAACAACACCAACGCTGGGATATCAGCAGATGTACATGCTTCCATTAGGACAGCAAACAGAGGAGTTTTTAGCCACCGCACACGTGCTGCCATGCAGTCCTTCAAAATCCTACTGTACGGCACTGGACTTGAATCACCTAGGAGTCAATTGAATGCTGATTCACTGTCGAGTGGACCAGAATAAAAAAGggagaatgtggaaaaaaaatcaaagatttaaaaaaaaatacagcaggaAACGCACAGACAATAGCTGTAGTGGATACTTTCCATCGTTTTTGTCTGTGGGATGAACAACAGGACAGGGAAGAGTAGCCCACTCACTGACTGAAATACATGTTTTTTACACTGCCTTCATCGACAGCAAGTGCTCTGTGCAGGTCCACTATCCCGCCTAAAGAATAAAGCAAGCAGTGGTTAGTGGACATAGAGTTgtcttatattattttttcagGTTCGGGTTAGCCTGCAGGTGGCCTTGACATGGTCCGTTGCATTTATGCTCCATTTGCACTACAGTTAAAAACATTTATGATGATGCGTTTTTCCATCTGTAGGTACAGTGGTGAAAGAGTGCATTCATTCCCATCTAATAACTGGGGTCAATAAAAAGTATATAACATAACATGTTCGCAAGGAGTGttgatttttaaagtaaaagcttTAAATCGATACACTTTCATATTGCAATAATTAAAATGCTTCCTTCAGCACTCGGCTTGCAGCCTTGTCCCCACTAAACTATTTTGCTTTTCCCAATTTCCCCAATGGAATATCTTACCTTGTAAACTCTGATGTGAATCTCTGTGTTATGTTAGATTAGGTTGAGACCAACACCTCTGCGAGTGATTTAACCTGAGGTAgatgtgaaaatgttttgttaccAGGGTCCGATTTCACAGCAAAGTGGACAGTATCCAAGTGACATTTAAATGACAATCTTCAGGAGCCCAAATTTGAATATTTAAAGGCAGCCTGCATGATCAGGACTAGGTAGCCATCTAGTGGTCAAATCTATTAGTTATAACAGCCATTCCTAAAATCAAGAGTGCTGCAGCCCACTTAAAAACCAGAAAATCCCATGGGGCTCATCTAgtcttaaatcttcactcactAATCAAAATACAAGTGATGTATTTTCTTGAAAATTTTATCAGAAAACCATAAAAAACACGATTATGGCTATAAATTTCAAATGCTACCCAGTCATATGTAACGTCTTAAAGGCCAATGTGTGACCCACCTGCCACTGGCACACAAACTTTGATACAAGAGCAGCGACTTTAGGCTAAAATAATGAGTAATATCCCAAACTCACAAGCTTTTATCGCCAGTTTTAAGTcactttttatataaataaatatatttataaaagtaCATACATCTGAGGAATTTCAAACTGACCTTCTGTTGTTTCTGCGGCCCATCTGTGGTACCTTTGCACCCCACAAGGGGGCCCCATCCAGGGAATCACTGCGTTATCAGAACAAAAGGTGAACTATGTAGACTTGACTGATACACAGTGCTGGATCGAAATGGCGCACTGTGGCTCACTATGAAGGTGCTTTGactgttttctcttcttcatgtgtgtgtgtagcaccCAGACATGTATGAGCGCGCAGTGCTACGTAAGCCTCATCATAAATCTTACGGGGTGAGTGTCGACCTGTGGAGTATTGGTGTGACCTTATACCACGCTGCCACTGGGAGTCTTCCCTTCACACCATATGAAGGACCACGCAGGAACAAGCCCATTATGTAAGTTAATACATTAGAGTTCTTCAAGCCCCCAACTGAAACCATAGCTAACATCTGTACATCTACATGTACCAGCCATGATCAATGTTAGTAACTGTGCCTTAGGacatatatttatgtatttcctCTGAAccattttgggggttttgttttATAGGTTCAAAATAACCACAGAGAAACCTATGGGGGCGATAGCTGGAATACAACGGAGAGAGGGCGGACCTATAGACTGGAGCTATCACCTACCTCACAGCTGCCAGCTGTCACAGTATGCCACctaataaaaacaactaaatccTATTTATACACACCTTGTCACCATCAAAccctcatgtttttttttgtctctctttgttGTTCCCTTTTCTTGCTCTCCCTGTCTCTGTGGCTGTAGGGGTCTAAGGGTGCAGCTGGTTCCAGTACTAGCAGGTATAATGGAGGCTGACCAGGAAAAGTGTTGGTGCTTTGACCAGTTCTTCACAGCCACCACAGATGTGTTGCAGCGGCAAGCAGTTCACCTCTTTTCTCTGCAGCAGGCCATGGCACATTGCATCTACATACACCACTACAACACGTAAGTCTGCAGAGGCCTTTATGGGtggccttttttttcctttggctgtttttgtttattaaaaaaatgtagtgCAAGCTCAGTATCTTGATGAGAGTTTGAATTTGTTACTGACAATGACGTGAAACCATTTTGTTTTCTGGAATTTATACAAGAAATACGCAGCAGAAGAACTCGCAGAATAATGAGGTGTAATATGTGTTATAGTTTTAATGTGGTAATGCCAGTAAATTCTGTGCTGAGCTGTGGATTATATCTGTAATCTCAAATTGCTTTTTTAAAGCCTTTCACTCTCAGTTCATTGAATCTGTGCAGTAGAACTCAGAGCGTTTGAGGACAGAGCAGATTTGTATGTTACGTTTGTAATTTAAGAAATAGTGATTTTTATGCAAACATAACTGCTGCTATTTCCTCATCTTTTTTCAccccatgtttcctgtttttgtctctgccagcactgaaaaaaagacaaaaagctaaaacaaatacaataattattttacatttatttttgtataaaaATATGTCTGCAACTCAGCTTTATGGTAATCTGACCATTATTATTTTGTCATTGTTTATGAAGCGAACTAAAGGTTTAAAAGACTTACTGACACATGTAATCACCGAAATTTAATACACTTTATTTGTGGGGATTTGGACATTAATAAGAAAAACACCAATGACAAGAACAAATCAAAAGGGTATTCAAAGCCTCCAGCTCCAGGAGAAAACTGTGtgtcaaaaagaaagaagttaaCTAAATAAGTTTCACTCCAAACAGCAGCGACCAGGCGCACTGAGAACAGTCTTAAGAAGCAAACTTGCTcctgaaatttaaaaatgtgtctaacaaaattaaaatctgTCTCTCTTCTCAACCAGAGTATCAATCTTCTTCGAAGAGGTGGCGTCTCAAACAGGTATAGGGGTACAGCAACAACATCACATGTACCTTGGACATGACCTGCTCTTGGAGGGCAGCATGAAGGTGGTCAATCTTCCACGAACTTCACCTTCTCAGCCCCTCATTCTGCTCAGCTATGCAACTGATGAAGCAAACACCAGCCTGCCATTCAGAGAACGTAAGACCGAGACTTGCATAACggaaatatgtgtgtgttaagtTTTGAGAAAAAGGTGTCAGTTTCTGTCTCAACAGAAATATTTTAGCTGGTTTGGTGTGAGCATGCAGTTGTTATCACACAGTTGCACAGACATGATTGCACATTTTCATGAATTCTATATTTTTTGCGATGTATTTCTTTTGTCCTCTGCAGCAGAGAGTCCCGTCATCCCGGCCAGGTTTGACGTCATGGCAGATTACAATTTCTCCAAGGTAAATGCTCCCTGTTATTACCGGtagtttaaaatattatttaatatattattttatatactAAACACTTTTCATATCTGCCTTCTTTTCCCCCCGATCcccttttatttttagattgtaGTAGGTGTAGTCCACCAGTATCTGAGGATAGTACGGCTGCTGCACACGCACCGGGAGTTGCTGCTGCAGGGATATTACAGCTACAtgtgagacacaaacacagataaaaATTATTTGTTAGTCTTCTTGGAATTCTGGGCCTCCCGGGTGTTATTTCCCTTCAGTTTATGTTCTGCGTTTCcctatttttcttgtttcttagAATGAAATTGCGCAACGAGTGCAGAGAAGCCTTGCACAGTATTGCCATGGTCACCATTAGACTGCAGTCCTGCCTCAATGCAGAACACGGGATTCGCACACTGTAAGTTTGTCTGCACACTTTTTAACCCTAAGCTGTAAAAGGCTGAAGAGgtattgttgttgcagcaaGTTTTCTGGaaatcttgtgaatgtgatAGCTCAAGAAGGGAGTCACGTGGGATTTTCAAATGAATACATACAGTGTATCTACTAGAAGGCTGAAGGGTAGCACTGGCACCCGTAAGTGTTTTTAGAATAAGCACAGAAAATTAATTCTGTAAAAGTGCACTCGAGATGGTAAAGTGCAGTGTTTGCAATAATTCGGGCATACTTGTTACCTGAggttggtttttcttttttttttttatcttgacaAATGAGGCTAGGTCTTGTGTAAACATAGACACAAAACATTTCTAATGTTCCTGATACTGTAATAATGCCATCTTTAACCTATAACCTTCCTTTCTCCTCCAATATCTGCTACATTTCTTAGAGACCCTTACACTTCAGAAAATCAAGGCTCAGCTGCTAATGGTCAAAGGTTGCGGCAGGTGAGTACCAAGAGCAAAAAACAGAGACAAGCTCGACTGATGCAGTTATACAGGTCCCAGTTAAAACTGTACAATTAAAACTCAAATTATGTCTTGTCTTTGTGAAGGTTTAATACCTTTTTGCTGGTACTGTAGTAGTAGTACTGGATGCTGCAGTTTGTGGTGCACCTGATTTACATGCTGTTATTCTAAAAACATCATAGAGGGAAAGCAGATATAATCATCCTGCTTTTTATGCTACCTATTGGCAAATATTAACACTGATTGAGTGTCTTTGAGATGGATATTTAGTTGCTACTAGAATTATAAGATACTGTATTGTAGTTCAAATTTTAGAGGATGCTAAATTTAGGTTTATTAtgaatttatatataaacaggCACATTGCCTTAGTGTTATAGTAAGATTTAAACCTGGTATGCAAAGGAGTTAGAGTTCCCTCGCAGTTGACTGAAATTCAATATCATGAGAGACAGGCAGACAGCATAGCTTATATTTGATGCGTCTCATATTGAATCCCCTAAATGTGAGTGCTTGAATCATAACTGATTGCACAGATTTGTGCTTTGTTGATGTGTTGTGTGTAAGAATCTGAGATGCTTGTCTCCTCAGGTTCATCAACACCTACCTTTGTACAGTGCTGGTATCCAAGAGTTTCAGAACCGACTTGATCAACTGCAGATAGAACAGGCCAAGTTGTCAGAGACTCTGGCCAATGATAAGAGGTACTATCGGGGGCAGGGATTCAAAACTGCAGAATGGACaattggttttatttataagtgTTTATTAGAACTAATTTCTTTTCTTATAGCTGCCAGAAGATAGAGATGCTGCTACAGAAGATAACAGCAATTCATCAGCATTATCGTAAAGACAGGCTGACTGGCAGTATGCACAGCTTCTCTATAGATACTATAAATTTCTTGTTTGTGTTTCATATTATTCATCTGAcagatttcttctttttcccacAGAGCTAGCATACAATGATGAGCAAATCCACAAGTTTGAGaagtgagtgcgtgtgtgtgattaTGGATTTGTGTTCCCACAGCTATGCCCCAGCCTGTAAAGTACCTGCGCTGTCGTGTAATCTGTTTGTCGTTCTTCCTTGACAGAATCCACCTGTCGAGCCACATTAAGCGAGTGAAATCTCTGTTCAGAGAAGACTGTGTGCAGAGATACAAAGAGGTTTTAGACTCAACAAGAACATGGAACAGGTCAGAGCAAGCTACTCCTTCATTAAAATAACCTTTAGCAGTCATTCAAACAGTTGATCAAAGCTGATATTGTATGTTATTGATTAACCCTGGTCATCATCACTGTATATTTGTGTAACATGGAATACAGGTTACGTACTTTATGCACTTTGATTCTCTGTCTTTCAAATGTGTTTAAGTAGAGTagaaacattttaatttaaaatacagGTTAAAAACATATATGGTATAAAAGATGGGTGGAGCCACGCAGCTTGTGAAGCCTCAAACTGAGAATTTTTGCCACCTTGACCAGACAAACGATTGTGATTGACAAGTCATTATCCAGTGAATACGTGGTGACTTATCCTTCTTTTTGGCTCAAGTAATGACCATAATAAGGCTGGGTGGTTCGCTCCCTACTCCAATCGTCCTCCTTTGGATGATAGCATCACCAGCAGCAAGCAAAGATGTTATCCACCCTCTATAATACACAATATGTgttccaaacaaacacacacaaagaaaacaattctTACTTCCACCATGAAGAAATGTCTCCATAGTTGACACACAATACTGATTGATTTAGCCATCTGCAATTTGTTGCTGGATTTCAGCTGAATCCAGTGACATTTTCTTCAGGTTTATTTATtacagctccaaatcacaacaagagttACCTCAAGGTAAGGCTTAATATTTTAAGGTGAAAAAACTACAATAGCACAGAAATAACatagaaaacaccaacaaacagAAAACCCCCAATGAGAAAGtatttggcgacagtgggaaggaagaactcctttttaacaggaaaaagccTCCTGAAGtaccaggctcagggaagggcagccatctgccggctgggggtgagagaaggaaatctgtggaagagagccacagattaataataattaataattacatCAGAGTGCTGTATAAACACATGGACAGGGAAAAAGGTGAGTTTTTCATAGGAGGCTCCAAGCAGCCTAGGCATATTGCAGCGCGACTAAGGGAGAATTCAGGGTCACTTGATCTAGCCCTACCTATAatttttatcaaaaaggaaggttttaagcctaatcttaaggTTTGACTTCTCTGAGGTCCTCCTCTTTTCCCCCTGGCTGGCAGTTCAGTATTCTATATCCTTTATCCAATATATCCACGGTCCctctttcagttcagttcagttttatttcaaacatgtgcattcacaatcattacaaaagatcattccattattttgtttgaaaaggagtaggcagaagtatacacttattagtccctaccccctcaagttttacGTCTCAttgatttaattttcttttagtcttaaattaaacaaacaacatatgaagctaaagcaaagacaaaacaaacaaacaataaaacaaaacaaataaacaagccccaccacagtatagttactttcatataaataaagacagaatggTTACATTGGCAGATTCACAAattatgaaacaaacaaactaaaacactaTTACGAACAACATTACCGCCCCGGGATAACcctgttttcttcattcttatatttgtttaaaatgtgttttttatattttattttaaactggtttATGTTGTTACTTTCTTTAATTTCTTCTGTTAGACTGTTCCATAATTTAACTCCTGCTATGGAGATAGACATACTTTTTAAAGTTGTTCTAACactttgtattttaaaattCCATTTCCTTCTTAAGTTATACTCACCTTCTCTTTCTATAAACAATTATCAGATTTCTTCTGGAATTCAATTCAATccaattccattttatttatatagcgccaaatcacaacaaaagtcgcctcaaggcgcttcatagatacagagaaaaacccaacaatcatatgaccccctatgagcaagcact of Maylandia zebra isolate NMK-2024a linkage group LG5, Mzebra_GT3a, whole genome shotgun sequence contains these proteins:
- the ikbke gene encoding inhibitor of nuclear factor kappa-B kinase subunit epsilon, whose protein sequence is MSGITASTISYLWSVDDVLGQGATASVYKARHKRSGELVAVKVFNIMSYNRPHQVQMREFEMLRKLNHSNIIKLFTVEELPSKQKVLVMEYCSGGSLLSLLEEPENAFGLAETEFLTVLQCIVQGMNHLRENGVVHRDIKPGNIMRQVGEDGRSVYKLTDFGAARELEDDEKFVSIYGTEEYLHPDMYERAVLRKPHHKSYGVSVDLWSIGVTLYHAATGSLPFTPYEGPRRNKPIMFKITTEKPMGAIAGIQRREGGPIDWSYHLPHSCQLSQGLRVQLVPVLAGIMEADQEKCWCFDQFFTATTDVLQRQAVHLFSLQQAMAHCIYIHHYNTVSIFFEEVASQTGIGVQQQHHMYLGHDLLLEGSMKVVNLPRTSPSQPLILLSYATDEANTSLPFREPESPVIPARFDVMADYNFSKIVVGVVHQYLRIVRLLHTHRELLLQGYYSYIMKLRNECREALHSIAMVTIRLQSCLNAEHGIRTLDPYTSENQGSAANGQRLRQVHQHLPLYSAGIQEFQNRLDQLQIEQAKLSETLANDKSCQKIEMLLQKITAIHQHYRKDRLTGKLAYNDEQIHKFEKIHLSSHIKRVKSLFREDCVQRYKEVLDSTRTWNSLMLELQTRLQDFSSFSAGLIADLEMSEQCQNKVMDRILYTLQSKRPEQQSAVIPKDNDQMVSRMHHLKEEMEILVRELQCNNGIIESLGAVNSPAALEPTLARPSTL